A genomic segment from Gossypium hirsutum isolate 1008001.06 chromosome D04, Gossypium_hirsutum_v2.1, whole genome shotgun sequence encodes:
- the LOC107898591 gene encoding dirigent protein 4 yields MEKNMILAWILILSSAMAVARCQDFYSHAGPYVPPPQKVTYLHFFLHDTMSGNNPSAIPIVSPNITTSTGFGGVIAFDDPLTVGPDITSEVIGNAQGLWVSTGKDVLTLMAYLDIGFTKGEFNGSSISVLSRNPITESERELAVVGGKGKFRMAKGYAQLKTYSVNFKTGDAIVEYNVTVIHY; encoded by the coding sequence ATGGAGAAAAATATGATATTAGCCTGGATTTTGATTCTCAGCTCCGCCATGGCAGTAGCTCGTTGCCAAGATTTTTACTCCCATGCCGGACCATATGTTCCGCCTCCACAAAAAGTAACCTATCTCCACTTCTTTTTACACGACACTATGAGCGGCAACAACCCTAGTGCAATCCCCATAGTCAGTCCAAACATCACCACCTCGACGGGGTTCGGCGGCGTGATAGCTTTCGATGATCCACTCACCGTTGGCCCCGACATAACATCAGAGGTCATAGGGAACGCTCAAGGCCTCTGGGTGTCGACAGGCAAAGACGTTTTGACTCTGATGGCGTACCTGGACATCGGGTTTACGAAAGGTGAATTCAACGGCAGCTCTATCAGTGTTTTGTCGAGGAATCCAATTACCGAATCGGAGCGTGAGCTTGCGGTGGTCGGAGGGAAAGGGAAGTTCAGGATGGCGAAAGGGTATGCACAACTCAAGACTTATTCCGTAAATTTCAAGACTGGCGACGCCATTGTTGAGTATAATGTGACTGTAATTCATTATTAA